In Tsuneonella dongtanensis, a single window of DNA contains:
- a CDS encoding DUF1800 domain-containing protein yields the protein MTGEKTIAYNRFGLGARPDDSLGGDPRGWAASQLSRFVASPPAIAAQPSRAELVTRFREYREQVQEERSRKREDAAMAPGMDAAMDSVQESENRPANIQRVNGLRMAYIGAVNARLASAVATDTPFAERLVHFWSNHFAISADKQPVVPLAGNYEFEAIRPHVMGNFHDMLVAAVLHPAMLLFLDQAQSVGPNSRIAQRGNRANGRQRGLNENLAREILELHTLGVRTGYSQADVTELARALTGWSLAGLRAGPLARLMPNAAPGETAFVEPLHEPGTRTILGKQYPDDGAEQALAVLRDLARSPSTARHVATKLARHFAADDPPPAMVARLEKAFLEGQGDLPTLYRALIDSPEAWNGDAAKFRNPWDWTVAALRASGSPQLPQQRAAPALFQQLGMPVWRPGSPAGFGDTAADWAGPGALMTRVEVAQQIANRRGNAVDPRAIAEAVAPDGLSPMTNQAIARAEQPSTGLALLFASPEFLRR from the coding sequence ATGACGGGTGAGAAGACCATCGCGTACAACCGTTTCGGGCTGGGTGCTCGCCCGGACGACTCGCTCGGAGGCGATCCGCGCGGCTGGGCTGCGTCACAGTTGTCCCGTTTCGTCGCATCGCCGCCCGCGATCGCTGCGCAACCGAGCCGTGCCGAACTCGTGACGCGCTTTCGCGAGTATCGCGAGCAGGTACAGGAAGAGCGAAGCCGCAAGCGCGAGGATGCGGCCATGGCGCCCGGAATGGACGCCGCGATGGACAGCGTCCAGGAATCGGAAAACCGTCCGGCCAATATCCAGCGCGTCAACGGGCTGCGCATGGCCTATATCGGTGCGGTCAACGCCCGGCTGGCGTCTGCCGTTGCGACCGACACGCCGTTCGCCGAACGCCTCGTCCACTTCTGGTCCAACCACTTCGCCATATCGGCCGACAAGCAGCCGGTGGTTCCGCTCGCGGGCAATTACGAATTCGAAGCGATCCGCCCGCATGTGATGGGAAACTTTCACGACATGCTGGTGGCCGCGGTCCTGCATCCGGCGATGCTGCTGTTCCTCGACCAGGCGCAATCGGTGGGACCCAACAGCCGGATCGCGCAACGCGGCAATCGCGCGAACGGGCGCCAGCGCGGCCTCAACGAGAATCTCGCGCGCGAAATCCTCGAATTGCACACGCTTGGCGTGCGCACCGGATACAGCCAGGCAGATGTTACCGAACTTGCGCGCGCTCTGACCGGATGGTCGCTGGCAGGCCTGCGCGCCGGACCCCTCGCGCGGCTGATGCCGAATGCGGCGCCCGGGGAGACCGCCTTCGTCGAACCGCTGCACGAACCGGGCACACGCACGATTCTCGGAAAGCAATATCCCGACGATGGAGCCGAGCAGGCGCTCGCGGTCCTGCGCGACCTCGCTCGCTCGCCATCGACCGCGCGCCATGTCGCGACGAAGCTCGCCCGGCACTTTGCTGCCGACGATCCGCCGCCCGCAATGGTCGCGCGGCTCGAAAAGGCGTTCCTGGAAGGACAGGGAGACTTGCCGACGCTCTATCGCGCGCTGATCGATTCGCCCGAGGCTTGGAACGGCGATGCAGCCAAGTTCCGGAACCCGTGGGACTGGACGGTCGCGGCCCTGCGGGCGAGCGGTTCGCCGCAATTGCCCCAGCAGAGGGCCGCGCCTGCGCTCTTCCAGCAGCTGGGGATGCCCGTCTGGCGACCGGGCAGCCCGGCAGGGTTCGGCGATACCGCAGCCGACTGGGCCGGGCCCGGAGCGCTGATGACTCGGGTCGAGGTTGCCCAGCAGATCGCCAACCGGCGCGGAAACGCCGTCGATCCGCGAGCGATCGCCGAAGCTGTCGCGCCCGATGGCCTATCGCCGATGACCAATCAGGCGATCGCGCGGGCCGAACAGCCCTCGACCGGCCTGGCGCTCCTGTTCGCCAGCCCCGAATTCCTCCGGAGGTGA